In Longimicrobium sp., a genomic segment contains:
- a CDS encoding transglycosylase domain-containing protein, giving the protein MRLGKKKPKALGGAPRTGKWTRDVPERRRLGGEHRGSLILLLIAGAAIVVAMSIFAFMANARLDHGLMGQYPQARRRPDWVRLNDLPRYIPDAFLAVVDTSSFQRLSPYGRQDRPRLTVDLVSQVQRLRGGVDDQAWRAFMVPLTEARLSRGQMLEYYLNRIYLGKAGDWRIYGVQHAAEEYFGKDARELTLSEATTLAGMLLPPRLVHPEAIPGAVGARRNEVLRRLLAAGEIDRAAYDAARREMLAFQPGIDYAPMTRPAGWGEEPEVIRLPPGSIPVSDSSRANPPSGGE; this is encoded by the coding sequence TTGAGGCTGGGGAAGAAGAAGCCCAAGGCGCTGGGCGGCGCGCCGCGCACCGGCAAGTGGACGCGTGACGTCCCCGAGCGCCGGCGCCTGGGGGGCGAGCACCGCGGCTCGCTGATCCTGCTGCTGATCGCCGGGGCGGCGATCGTGGTGGCGATGTCGATCTTCGCCTTCATGGCCAACGCGCGGCTCGACCACGGGCTGATGGGCCAGTATCCCCAGGCCCGCCGCCGGCCCGACTGGGTGCGGCTGAACGACCTCCCCCGCTACATCCCCGACGCCTTCCTGGCCGTCGTGGACACCTCCTCCTTCCAGCGCCTTTCCCCCTACGGGCGGCAGGACCGGCCGCGGCTGACCGTCGACCTGGTCTCGCAGGTGCAGCGGCTGCGCGGCGGGGTCGACGACCAGGCGTGGCGCGCGTTCATGGTGCCGCTGACCGAGGCGCGGCTGTCGCGCGGGCAGATGCTGGAGTACTACCTGAACCGAATCTACCTGGGGAAGGCGGGCGACTGGCGGATCTACGGGGTGCAGCACGCGGCCGAGGAGTACTTCGGGAAGGACGCGCGCGAGCTGACGCTGAGCGAGGCAACCACGCTGGCGGGGATGCTGCTGCCGCCGCGGCTGGTGCACCCCGAGGCCATCCCCGGCGCGGTGGGCGCGCGGCGCAACGAGGTGCTGCGGCGGCTGCTGGCGGCGGGGGAGATCGACCGCGCGGCGTACGACGCGGCACGGCGCGAGATGCTGGCCTTCCAGCCGGGGATCGACTACGCGCCGATGACGCGCCCGGCCGGCTGGGGCGAGGAGCCCGAGGTGATCCGCCTCCCGCCCGGCTCTATCCCCGTGAGCGACTCGTCGCGGGCGAATCCGCCGTCCGGCGGGGAGTGA